The following proteins come from a genomic window of Coregonus clupeaformis isolate EN_2021a chromosome 2, ASM2061545v1, whole genome shotgun sequence:
- the LOC121577093 gene encoding G-protein coupled receptor 22 produces MHILPPLEREGTMSNVTDYAAEPISRTMSPATPYPYPYPISFQVSLTGFLILEIVLGLSSNLTVLALYCMKSDLISSVSNIVTMNLHVLDVLVCVCCIPLTMVVLLLSLAGDTALVCCFHEACVSLASVGTAANVLAITLDRYDISVKPSNRVLTMGRALALLAAIWVLSFLSFLVPFIEVGFFAPGQAERNQTLAAVTTVAHTNQYHTELGLYYHLLAQIPIFFFTAVIMLITYSKILQALNIRIGTRFHTASQKKARRKKCPSMTAMTSHATVGATDASLSIGRTLPTMGMRTSVSLIIALRRAIKRHRERRERQKRVFRMSLLIVSTFLLCWTPITTLNTVILTVGPSEFTVKLRLGFLVMAYGTTIFHPLLYAFTRQKFQTVLKSKMKKRVVSIIEAGPLPNNAVIRKSWIDPRRNKKVTFNEDTEARQKCLQSSEDAVE; encoded by the exons ATGCATATCCTTCCCCCTCTGGAGAGAGAAGGCACCATGAGCAACGTCACCGACTACGCAGCCGAGCCCATAAGCCGAACCATGTCTCCAGCCACGCCCTACCCATACCCCTACCCCATCTCCTTCCAG GTGTCCCTGACCGGCTTTCTGATTTTGGAGATTGTGCTGGGCCTGAGCTCCAACCTCACCGTGCTGGCTCTCTACTGCATGAAGTCTGACCTGATCTCCTCAGTCTCCAACATCGTCACTATGAACCTCCACGTCCTCGATGtattagtgtgtgtctgttgtatccCACTGACCatggtggtgttgttgttgtctcTGGCGGGGGATACAGCCTTAGTTTGTTGCTTCCACGAGGCCTGTGTGTCACTCGCTAGTGTCGGCACGGCAGCCAACGTCCTCGCCATCACCCTGGACCGGTATGACATCTCTGTGAAACCGTCGAACCGAGTGCTCACCATGGGCCGAGCTCTGGCACTGCTGGCCGCCATTTGGGTGCTGTCTTTCCTCAGTTTCCTGGTACCTTTCATCGAGGTGGGGTTCTTTGCCCCAGGCCAGGCTGAGCGCAATCAGACACTAGCGGCTGTAACCACGGTGGCTCATACCAACCAGTACCATACAGAGCTGGGGCTGTACTACCACCTACTGGCTCAGATCCCGATCTTCTTCTTCACGGCGGTCATCATGCTCATCACCTACTCCAAGATCCTTCAGGCGCTCAACATTCGCATCGGGACGCGCTTCCACACGGCGTCGCAGAAGAAGGCCAGGAGAAAAAAGTGTCCTTCTATGACGGCTATGACGTCACATGCGACAGTCGGGGCCACAGACGCATCCCTGTCCATTGGCCGCACGCTCCCGACCATGGGCATGCGGACCTCCGTTTCCCTCATCATCGCGTTGAGGAGAGCCATTAAACGCCACCGGGAACGTCGAGAACGGCAGAAACGCGTCTTCAGGATGTCGCTACTTATCGTGTCGACGTTCCTGCTCTGCTGGACTCCCATAACCACTCTCAACACAGTCATCTTGACAGTAGGCCCCAGCGAATTCACGGTCAAGCTGCGGTTGGGCTTCCTGGTCATGGCGTACGGGACGACAATCTTCCACCCGCTGCTCTACGCCTTCACCAGGCAGAAGTTCCAGACG GTTCTAAAGAGcaagatgaagaagagggtggTGAGCATCATCGAGGCCGGCCCACTGCCCAACAACGCAGTAATCCGTAAATCCTGGATCGACCCCAGGAGGAACAAGAAGGTCACCTTTAACGAGGACACAGAGGCCAGGCAGAAATGTCTTCAGTCTTCTGAGGATGCTGTGGAATAA